TGGTACATTGAAGTGATTTCTTCACCATTGGCTTCATTTCACCATTAGGGAGGTCTATGTAAGATTTTCTGTCCATATGTTCACAAATGAACTTACTAAAAATTTAGTAACCCTACCAATTTGAGCTCTTACTAAAAAGAGAAACAATATATTTTGGGTGATGAAAGATTGCTCTTACATCGTAGATTCTCCTACATAAAAATAGATAATAACTATCATGTGCTACTATGAGGAAAGGTGCATGTTCAAAAAAATATGGGTCTCAAGATGAAGATGAGTTAAttgattttctaaaaaaaaaattaactaaatggaACAACAATGAATTATTTATTTGACACATGTTTATAAATAGTCccaatttataaaatttaagtctCAAATTTGGTTTAGGACAAAAAAGTCATCCTAATCCATATTCCTTGAAATTTGTAATCAAGTGCCTTAACACACTTGTTACTCAAATAAAATTTTACATACATCACATCTCCTAAGAAGAGAAAAAGTCCAAATAATCAATAATGACTATCCAAAGGTCTTTATATATAGCTATTTTCCTAAAATATCGATTAATTTTTCATTCTATTTGTTGTTTACATATTGGAACTTACACAATTGATTTACTAGAATCTTATTGTGAGGATTAActtgaaaagatgaagagatttAGACCGCTTACTATTACGAATggatgttgtacaccttgcataacatgaattattttaattatgtaaaataaatatttatttgttgtGCATCACTAGGAGATGTATTTAACaactttaaatatttatttggatCCACATGCAAAGTCATATTTAACACCAAAtagatatttaataattagaataagtATTACTAAAAAGTAAATGTGGGATCAATAGTCTCTTCTACTCGTGGTTTTGAGGCACATGACTTGACCTTACAACTTAGGTATATTTGTGTGAGTGTAATATCCCTTCATTAATATTTAATCTTCTTATtagtttttgcatatatttatattaatgctaaataataaatatttatgaatAAGTCATTAGTGTCAGATATTACATGACTAGACATTTTTGTTAATATTTATGATTGTTCACTACTGATAGCAAATGCAAGAGGAATTGTTTCATTATGAAAAGGCACGTGggaataacaaattatatttttatgaaGAGGTGCAATCTGCATAGACATTCCTTCTTGTTATGCCCAAACCCTTTAGAGACATATAAGACGGTAATGACTATCATTCCAGTAAACATGGAAGAGTGAATCAATAGATATCAATTTCAATTTTATTAAACATTAGTTATCATTAATAATTTATCCAAGCATGACCCCcaaatcatcaaagtagcatttactAATTTTGAATCCCTAAGGATAAAGAAAATTATCAACAAACACACAAATACATTCACTCAAATGACTGCCAGATTTACatagaaacccaaaagggaaaaaacgCAATGAAAAAAATTGCTTGCATCTATTGCCCAAATAGAGCCTCACAAAATAGTAGATCACTTATAATATGAAGTAAGCACCAACCTACTGAAGGCACCAATCCCCAAATACATTTTCCAATAGCAATCTATAGGAGACACCAATCTACAAATCTAGGGTCTAAGAACCAACTCAACTTGTGAGCCACCAATCCTACAGAAATACAAGAGATATAATTGTAGACCTTCGGGTTTGGTTACTTAGTAACTTTTTGATCGGATCAACATCAGAAATCCTTGTCACAATGCATATAATCTCTAGGTGAAACCGTACAATGATTACGATGCTACTCACACAACATCACCGACATACTTATATATCAATCATAACTTCTAGATATTCACATTAAAGAAACACATTAGGAATGGACCTAGATCAACTTTATATATGAGTTATAATCATAATTACATTCACATATTGGCCTAGAATAATATTAATGCATCTACAAGTCAATCACAAGAATAAACCCTACACCAAACATGTAATAGGCTTGGTCTATTTGAAAATCTTGGCAAATAGTTTGCCATTTTTTTAGAGTGGAATAACTCTTCCTTGCAACATGGTTTCAATTTTGCCTCAACTTCAATATGGTGGAATCGGATTATTAAATTCATAATCATCCACTTCCTATTAGCTTTCCAAGACATGCTTATTATTTGTTTAAAAAGGGAATTCACACATTCAAATATATTTGTGATTTGAACACATTTGATTAGGACTCTTGGTTTCATATCAAAGAGCATTATGAACTGAGTGATAAATTTTAACATTTTCTTATCTTTGTGTAGTCCTTAATCCCTATTGATCTCTCTACGAAACATTGCATTGCCAGAGAGTATAATGTTTTTAAGATTGGAAATGGTTGTCATTCAATCTGTTGAATTGTCTTCCTTTAAAAAGTGTTTATTCTCATATCCTTCCTTATTGGCCTCTTACACCTCATCTCAATAATAAGTGGAAATGCAAATTGCTTTCAAATTTTGATTCAAAATGAGTGGTCAAATATGGAAGTCAAAAGATGATTTGTATACTCAAGTGCTAGCCTAGAAAATTTTACATTGCAAGCTATGTGTCGAGGATAGATTGAAATGTATGATGATTCAACTAAATAATTGTGCCTTTTGCCTATGTGTTGAGAATATGAAACATATATTTTAGGACTACATATGTTTTAGGAAGCAATTACCACTTATGTTTAAAAACTTTTatgctattttctataatgaaCTAAATTGAAAAGAAGTTATCTTTGGTTTTGGTACACATGCCAATGTTAAAACTAAATATTTTACAATGTCTCCCGAAAACTATCATCAGACAACTATCACTTTAAGACTTTATTCTGATATTTTTCTTCAAGTGGCTTTTCTATTTTCGCAGTTCTAAGTTTATACAAGAAGaatagaaaaatcataaaacaactTCAGCAAATTAAAGAACAAGTGCTACAATTCTAATTTGCCTCTAACAAGACAATTTATGGACTTGCCTCGTGTATACGTTCCATTGAAAGGGATTCCTGCGAAGAATGCCTGAGTACTGCTAAGACCAACATAAATAAGTGTTTTCCTCGCTCCCAGGGGAGGGCTATAGACGCCGGCTGCTACTTGCGATACGATTCCAAACCCTTTTTTCCAGGCAATGCGACTATCGATTTGGAACCTTTCTTACACACAGGTGAGAATTTAATTATATATTCAATTGAAGAGCTTGCAATTTTgttgaccttttttttttttttttttgacacttTTCCTTAGAAGCAAGATTGAATTTATAGTGTTAGGCACTTTTCCTTAGGAGCgagattgaattttttgattttcagGGAAGAAGAAGGTGAGTTCTACAGTGTGGGTAATAATTGGTGTTGTGGGAGGGGTATTCATACTTGGCCTCATAACTTGTCTCCTTGTTTTCCGGAAGCGGATAACGAGGACAGGGCAGAAACAAGGTGAACTCTTAAACGCTAATTTAAATATATTGTAGATAAGGAGTTGCAAATGTCTTGAAAGTCAGTTCGATCTTAATCTATACTAATGTAACAAATATATAGAACAGTGGATACTGAAGAAGAAGCAACAGAACTTCAAGGGCCAGGAGATTTTGATTTCGAGATACTGAAAAAGGCAACTAACAATTTTGATCAAGCAAATAAGCTTGGAGAAGGAGGGTTTGGTGAAGTATTCAAGGTATATTATCACTTATTTTATTCTCTAATTAGGCTTCTGCGTTTATATTATTCAAATGATGGGTTCTTTGATATTTTCAGGGTACGTTGAAAAATGGTAAAGATGTGGCAGTAAAGAAGCTGATATTAGGTCAATCTGCACGGGCAGTATCTGAATTCGAACGCGAAGTGAAACTTATTtccaatgttcatcacaaaaatcTTGTGCGTTTACTTGGTTGTTGCAGACAAGGCCAAGAAAGACTCCTGGTTTATGTGTACATGCCCAACAGCAGCCTCGACAGAAAATTATTTGGTTTGATATTCTGTAACTTTCCTCTTTCGCTTCTGTCATGTGTTACAACAAACATGATAGGTTTTTAAACTCTAGTGAATTGCTCTACATGTAGGAGAACAAAGAAATCCTTTGAGTTGGAAGGAAAGGTTCAAAATTATTCTGGGCACTGCTCGTGGTCTGGCCTATCTTCATGAGGAATTCCATGTCCGTATCATCCATCGTGATATTAAATCAAGCAATATATTACTTGACCAAAATTTTGAGGCAAAATTAGCAGATTTTGGGCTGGCAAGACTTCTCCCAAATGATAAAAGTCATGTTAGCACAAAATTAGCAGGAACCTTGTGAGAAAACCTCTCCTTACTCCATCATTTTTctaatcaaaattttcaaatataGTAAGACCATTTTTTTTTCCTTTGCAGAGCATACACGGCTCCAGAATATGCTGGCCATGGGCAACTAACAGAGAAAGCTGACACCTATAGCTTTGGTGTGGTGGTTCTTGAAATTGTCAGTGGCAGATAAAGCATTGACTTGAATCAACCACCTCATATGCAATATCTTCTTGAATGGGTATTTTAAAACTCTAATAGGACTATTTTAATCCTTTTATCCCATCATTCTCTCCGTTAAAAAGCTTgatcattataaataaataaaaatttattgcaGGTCTGGAGCCTATATGaagaaaacaaggttttaaagatgGTGGAAAGTCAAGAAAGAATGGAAGGGTATAGCGATGAAGAGGTGGTGAGGGTGATAAACCTTGCACTTCTATGCATACAAGGTGCTGCCTCTCATAGACCATCCATGTCCGAGGTTGTGACATTACTGTTGAGTAAAGCTGAGATTGATTTTCAGAAACCTCTGCAGCCAGCATTCATAGATGTGGTGTACAAAGTACGTGGAGAAAGTACCACTCTTACCACATCTTCATCTCAATCAAATGCCATGGTTACAGAATCCCTCGATGCTCGTTAGTAGTGGTTATTTCTGTTGTTGATGGATACATGGAGAGCAACAAGGAAGGATAGATTGTTAAGTTCTAATGGATTACACAGTTCCTCGCTATTTTCAAATAGGATTTAAATATTATAACATATATTTCCTTTCTATCTTTAAAAATAATCAGGATTTTTTCCAAAAGAGACGTGTATCTTACTCATTTGTAAATTTAAATGTTGGACAAAAGTGGTATATTTTATAGTTGAGTGGCGaccttatttctatttcaaatatgaAGGATAGAATTTTGTTATCATAGTATTGCATATAGATGACATAA
This is a stretch of genomic DNA from Cryptomeria japonica unplaced genomic scaffold, Sugi_1.0 HiC_scaffold_1848, whole genome shotgun sequence. It encodes these proteins:
- the LOC131873499 gene encoding putative serine/threonine-protein kinase; amino-acid sequence: GRAIDAGCYLRYDSKPFFPGNATIDLEPFLHTGKKKVSSTVWVIIGVVGGVFILGLITCLLVFRKRITRTGQKQVDTEEEATELQGPGDFDFEILKKATNNFDQANKLGEGGFGEVFKGTLKNGKDVAVKKLILGQSARAVSEFEREVKLISNVHHKNLVRLLGCCRQGQERLLVYVYMPNSSLDRKLFGEQRNPLSWKERFKIILGTARGLAYLHEEFHVRIIHRDIKSSNILLDQNFEAKLADFGLARLLPNDKSHVSTKLAGTLAYTAPEYAGHGQLTEKADTYSFGVVVLEIVWSLYEENKVLKMVESQERMEGYSDEEVVRVINLALLCIQGAASHRPSMSEVVTLLLSKAEIDFQKPLQPAFIDVVYKVRGESTTLTTSSSQSNAMVTESLDAR